The genomic region TCACGCGATGCAACTCGTCGCGGAAGGTCACGCCCAACTGCTGGGCATTTTCCCGGATGCGTTCCACTGAGATAAAGATGTCGCCCTCAATCACGTCTGAGGTATCCGAGTTATCGAAGGTGATAACGTCGGTGTACGTATCGTGGTCGAGGTACTCCACGTTCACTTGGTGCAAGTACTCGTCGGAACAGAAGATATAGGTCAGCTGAACGATTTCGTGTTCGTGCACGGCCGCAATCCGCTCAATCCAGGAAGTCAGCTCGGCGGCGTCAGCCAGCTCGAAGTCTACTTCC from Hymenobacter aerilatus harbors:
- the ybeY gene encoding rRNA maturation RNase YbeY; the protein is MNTAEHDEFLHDEPRHEAPGIEFIVEEVDFELADAAELTSWIERIAAVHEHEIVQLTYIFCSDEYLHQVNVEYLDHDTYTDVITFDNSDTSDVIEGDIFISVERIRENAQQLGVTFRDELHRVMIHGVLHLLGYADKDLLSQTAMRKKEDDCLLLRTF